One part of the Aquila chrysaetos chrysaetos unplaced genomic scaffold, bAquChr1.4, whole genome shotgun sequence genome encodes these proteins:
- the LOC115337668 gene encoding latent-transforming growth factor beta-binding protein 4-like isoform X1 translates to MVSIHVQHPPEASVTIHQVERVRGGDETPPAPTAPPVPRAPRPAPLYRVLAQSSPRVPPGEEGAGYGYCFRQLRGGECSSPLPGLRTQDICCRGAGVAWGVHECQPCDGHPHLLQRDAPCPQGFQRVNGSCVDVDECQEGGFCQNGLCTNTRGSFACLCQPGFLLDSSRSSCISHQVISEARGPCYRVLREGRCALPTLRNITRQICCCSRVGKAWGAACHRCPPFGSEGFKEICPAGPGYHYSASDLRYNTRYLGQDLARVPLGRPRVVTAAPPATPRWQEERHPGPLPVTRMPPVPTRPPRVPERPPPAPEVIVVPRPTQGLVGPFPTLPTREGPGPAAVGSVCERNPQICGPGRCVPRQGGYTCLCHPGFWLSTQGTHCIDVDECRRSPRPCPNGRCENSVGSYRCLCSPGYRPSAAGTDCQDVDECAQSPPPCTHGRCENLPGGYRCTCPAGYRGTAPDEPCQDIDECENHLACPGQECINTPGSFQCQPCREGFQLHRGRCADVDECAVGSPCGPHGRCANTEGSFRCECRRGYRAGAGGGPCADVNECLEGDFCFPHGECLNTEGSYTCLCAQGYTSTPQGTSCADVDECQRGGVCEGGRCANTDGSFECHCPAGFRTDADKALCQDVDECQEYGASLCGAQRCDNIPGSYRCVTDCQPGYRAGDGGDCVDVDECQEYGASLCGAQRCDNVPGSYRCVTDCQPGYRLGDGGDCIDVDECSNGTLCGAHATCHNLPGSFQCACDPGYETARHGHHCVDVDECETLRGVCGAERCENVEGSFLCLCPDSRDEFDPVTGRCGPPPSPQTPPQPPGTAACFSKACGVLAPNVTQQQCCCSLGWAWGTQCPAQPCPTPGTDDHLAICPHGHGRAPTGPQDSPADVDECQLFGPQLCRGGVCLNASPGFSCYCPSGYYYEQEHLQCVDNDECGAEEAEPCLGGRCVNTVGSYYCSCPPPLVLDGSQRRCVANDTHLDAAQAVCWQEVGVDLVCGRPRLDRQVTYTECCCLYGQAWGMDCALCPTRHSDDFEFLCNVLRPPSYGPPRAPPSYEYAPDFAPPYGLPYGPDIFGGPRVPSPPLRSDYDLYGFGGTAGGYDPRGDPLYAPPRYEGDDFEDPRRPFTHRPRGPRYEPPDPHPGPPWSYQPHGTGGFIEEEGEDEEEEDAGEEECGVLSGCQHGRCVRVPDGFTCDCDPGYRLDPARLDCVDIDECSQAALCLPGRCLNTPGSYRCLCPPGHVLALAPPPLPARTPSRLRTPPATPGALYLLCVYIYILYIYRIRDLMGGGVHPAPHPDHGGTPMGAPAGTWFRVVPPPPPCRGAVVKHPGGGRGVGQFGDTPPPLLQNKGFL, encoded by the exons ATGGTGAGCATCCACGTGCAACACCCGCCCGAAGCCTCGGTCACCATCCATCAAGTAGAACgggtgcgggggggggacgagacccccccagcacccacagcccctcCAGTACCCAGAGCCCCTCGCCCAGCACCCCTCTACCGCGTCCTGGCGCAGAGCAGCCCCCGGGTGCCCCCCGGTGAGGAGGGTGCCGGGTACGGATACTGCTTCCGGCAGCTGCGCGGGGGAGAG TgcagctcccccctccccggtctCCGCACCCAGGATATCTGCTGCCGGGGGGCCGGCGTGGCCTGGGGGGTCCACGAGTGCCAACCCTGCGACGGCCACCCCC acctgCTCCAGCGGGATGCTCCGTGTCCCCAAGGCTTCCAGCGCGTCAATGGATCCTGTGTGG atgtGGATGAGTGCCAGGAGGGGGGGTTCTGCCAGAATGGGCTCTGCACCAACACGCGGGGCAGCTTCGCCTGCCTGTGCCAGCCGGGATTCCTGCTGGATTCTTCCCGGTCCAGCTGTATCT cccaccagGTGATCTCGGAAGCGCGGGGACCCTGTTACCGTGTCCTGCGGGAAGGACGCTGCGCTCTCCCCACCCTCCGCAACATCACCCGCcagatctgctgctgcagccggGTGGGCAAAGCCTGGGGGGCCGCCTGCCACCGCTGCCCCCCCTTCGGCTCCG AGGGGTTCAAGGAGATCTGCCCGGCCGGTCCCGGTTACCATTACTCCGCTTCCGACCTTCGCTACAACACCCGTTACCtggggcaggatctggcccgCGTCCCCCTTGGACGTCCCCGCGTTGtcaccgccgccccccccgccactC CCCGCTGGCAGGAGGAACGGCACCCAGGTCCCCTGCCCGTCACCCGGATGCCACCCGTCCCCACGAGGCCACCGCGGGTCCCCGAgaggcccccccccgcccctgagGTCATTGTGGTACCACGACCCACCCAGGGGTTGGTGGGAcccttccccaccctgcccacccGGGAGGGGCCGGGCCCAG CAGCCGTCGGCAGCGTCTGCGAGAGGAACCCCCAGATCTGCGGCCCCGGGCGCTGCGTCCCCCGTCAGGGCGGCTACACCTGCCTCTGCCACCCCGGCTTCTGGCTCAGCACCCAGGGCACCCACTGCATCG ACGTGGACGAGTGTCGGCGCagcccccggccctgccccaACGGTCGCTGCGAGAATTCGGTGGGGAGTTAccgctgcctctgctcccccgGCTACCGCCCCAGCGCCGCCGGCACCGACTGCCAAG ATGTGGATGAGTGTGCCCAAAgccccccaccctgcacccaTGGGCGTTGTGAGAACCTGCCCGGCGGTTACCGTTGCACCTGCCCCGCCGGCTACCGGGGGACGGCGCCGGATGAGCCCTGCCAGG ACATCGATGAGTGCGAGAACCACCTTGCTTGCCCCGGCCAAGAGTGCATCAACACCCCGGGCTCCTTCCAGTGCCAGCCCTGCCGTGAGGGCTTCCAGCTCCACCGCGGCCGCTGTGCAG ATGTGGACGAGTGCGCAGTGGGTTCCCCCTGCGGTCCCCACGGCCGCTGCGCCAACACGGAGGGCTCCTTCCGCTGCGAGTGCCGGCGCGGTTACCGGGCGGGCGCCGGCGGTGGTCCATGCGCGG ACGTCAATGAGTGCCTGGAGGGCGACTTCTGCTTCCCCCACGGCGAGTGCCTCAACACCGAGGGCTCCTACACCTGCCTCTGTGCCCAGGGCTACACCAGCACCCCCCAGGGCACCTCCTGCGCCG ACGTGGACGAGTGCCAGCGCGGGGGCGTCTGCGAGGGCGGCCGCTGTGCCAACACCGACGGCTCCTTCGAATGTCACTGCCCGGCGGGTTTCCGCACCGACGCCGACAAGGCCCTGTGCCAGG ACGTGGACGAGTGCCAGGAGTACGGTGCCAGCCTCTGCGGTGCCCAGCGCTGCGACAACATCCCCGGTTCCTACCGCTGCGTCACCGACTGCCAGCCCGGCTACCGCGCCGGTGACGGCGGGGACTGCGTCG ACGTGGACGAGTGCCAGGAGTACGGTGCCAGCCTCTGCGGTGCCCAACGCTGTGACAACGTCCCCGGTTCCTACCGCTGCGTCACCGACTGCCAGCCCGGCTACCGGCTTGGCGATGGCGGGGACTGCATCG ACGTGGATGAATGTTCCAACGGGACCTTGTGCGGAGCCCACGCCACCTGCCACAACCTCCCCGGCTCCTTCCAGTGTGCCTGCGACCCGGGCTACGAAACCGCCCGCCATGGCCACCACTGCGTGG ATGTGGACGAATGCGAGACGTTACGGGGGGTCTGCGGGGCCGAACGCTGCGAGAACGTCGAAggctccttcctctgcctctgccccgACAGCCGGGATGAATTTGACCCTGTGACGGGGCGTTGTggcccccctccttccccccaaacccctccccagccccccggcACGGCTGCCTGTTTCAGCAAAGCTTGTGGGGTGCTGGCACCCAACGTCACCCAGCAGCaatgctgctgcagcctgggctgggctTGGGGCACCCAatgccctgcccagccctgcccgacCCCCGGCACCG acGATCACCTTGCCATCTGCCCGCACGGGCACGGCCGAGCCCCCACCGGCCCCCAAGACTCACCGGCAG ATGTGGACGAGTGCCAGCTCTTCGGGCCCCAGCTCTGCCGGGGGGGGGTTTGCCTCAATGCCTCCCCCGGCTTCAGCTGCTATTGCCCCAGCGGCTACTACTATGAGCAGGAGCACCTGCAGTGCGTgg ataACGACGAATGCggggcagaggaggcagagccctgcctggggGGTCGTTGCGTCAACACGGTGGGCTCCTACTATtgctcctgcccccccccactgGTCCTGGACGGGTCCCAGCGCCGCTGCGTCGCCAACGACACCCACCTGG ATGCTGCCCAGGCCGTGTGCTGGCAGGAGGTGGGGGTCGACCTGGTGTGCGGCAGACCCCGGCTGGACAGGCAGGTCACCTACACCGAGTGCTGCTGCCTGTACGGGCAGGCGTGGGGCATGGACTGCGCCCTCTGCCCCACCCGCCACTCAG ACGACTTCGAGTTCCTCTGCAACGTCCTGCGCCCCCCCAGCTACggccccccccgcgccccccctTCCTATGAATACGCCCCCGATTTCGCCCCCCCTTACGGGCTCCCATATGGCCCTGACATTTTCGGGGGGCCCCGCGTCCCCTCCCCGCCTCTCCGTTCCGACTACGACCTCTACGGCTTCGGGGGGACGGCGGGGGGTTATGACCCCCGGGGGGACCCTCTTTACGCCCCCCCCCGTTATGAGGGTGACGATTTTGAGGACCCCCGGCGCCCTTTCACCCATCGACCCCGGGGACCCCGCTACGAGCCCCCCGACCCCCACCCTGGCCCCCCCTGGTCCTACCAACCCCATGGGACCGGGGGGTTCATcgaggaggagggtgaggacgaagaggaggaagatg caggggaggaagagTGTGGGGTGCTGAGTGGGTGCCAGCACGGGCGCTGCGTTCGGGTGCCCGACGGCTTCACCTGTGACTGCGACCCGGGGTACCGGCTGGACCCTGCCCGGCTGGACTGTGTCG acatcGACGAGTGCTCGCAGGCAGCTCTCTGCCTGCCCGGCCGCTGCCTGAACACCCCCGGCTCCTATCGCTGTCTGTGTCCCCCCGGCCACGTCCTGGCactggccccccccccgctgcctgcccgcaCGCCCTCGCGCCTGAGGACCCCCCCCGCCACGCCGGGGGCCCTATATttattgtgtgtatatatatatattttatatatatataggatCCGGGATTTGATGGGGGGGGGAGTCCATCCTGCCCCCCACCCGGACCATGGGGGaacacccatgggtgcccccgCTGGCACCTGGTTCCgtgtcgttccccccccccccccgtgtcgGGGTGCTGTGGTAAAGcatcccgggggggggcggggagtggGTCAGTttggggacacccccccaccacTTTTACAGAATAAAGGTTTTCTATAA
- the LOC115337668 gene encoding latent-transforming growth factor beta-binding protein 4-like isoform X3 produces the protein MVSIHVQHPPEASVTIHQVERVRGGDETPPAPTAPPVPRAPRPAPLYRVLAQSSPRVPPGEEGAGYGYCFRQLRGGECSSPLPGLRTQDICCRGAGVAWGVHECQPCDGHPHLLQRDAPCPQGFQRVNGSCVDVDECQEGGFCQNGLCTNTRGSFACLCQPGFLLDSSRSSCISHQVISEARGPCYRVLREGRCALPTLRNITRQICCCSRVGKAWGAACHRCPPFGSEGFKEICPAGPGYHYSASDLRYNTRYLGQDLARVPLGRPRVVTAAPPATPRWQEERHPGPLPVTRMPPVPTRPPRVPERPPPAPEVIVVPRPTQGLVGPFPTLPTREGPGPAAVGSVCERNPQICGPGRCVPRQGGYTCLCHPGFWLSTQGTHCIDVDECRRSPRPCPNGRCENSVGSYRCLCSPGYRPSAAGTDCQDIDECENHLACPGQECINTPGSFQCQPCREGFQLHRGRCADVDECAVGSPCGPHGRCANTEGSFRCECRRGYRAGAGGGPCADVNECLEGDFCFPHGECLNTEGSYTCLCAQGYTSTPQGTSCADVDECQRGGVCEGGRCANTDGSFECHCPAGFRTDADKALCQDVDECQEYGASLCGAQRCDNIPGSYRCVTDCQPGYRAGDGGDCVDVDECQEYGASLCGAQRCDNVPGSYRCVTDCQPGYRLGDGGDCIDVDECSNGTLCGAHATCHNLPGSFQCACDPGYETARHGHHCVDVDECETLRGVCGAERCENVEGSFLCLCPDSRDEFDPVTGRCGPPPSPQTPPQPPGTAACFSKACGVLAPNVTQQQCCCSLGWAWGTQCPAQPCPTPGTDDHLAICPHGHGRAPTGPQDSPADVDECQLFGPQLCRGGVCLNASPGFSCYCPSGYYYEQEHLQCVDNDECGAEEAEPCLGGRCVNTVGSYYCSCPPPLVLDGSQRRCVANDTHLDAAQAVCWQEVGVDLVCGRPRLDRQVTYTECCCLYGQAWGMDCALCPTRHSDDFEFLCNVLRPPSYGPPRAPPSYEYAPDFAPPYGLPYGPDIFGGPRVPSPPLRSDYDLYGFGGTAGGYDPRGDPLYAPPRYEGDDFEDPRRPFTHRPRGPRYEPPDPHPGPPWSYQPHGTGGFIEEEGEDEEEEDAGEEECGVLSGCQHGRCVRVPDGFTCDCDPGYRLDPARLDCVDIDECSQAALCLPGRCLNTPGSYRCLCPPGHVLALAPPPLPARTPSRLRTPPATPGALYLLCVYIYILYIYRIRDLMGGGVHPAPHPDHGGTPMGAPAGTWFRVVPPPPPCRGAVVKHPGGGRGVGQFGDTPPPLLQNKGFL, from the exons ATGGTGAGCATCCACGTGCAACACCCGCCCGAAGCCTCGGTCACCATCCATCAAGTAGAACgggtgcgggggggggacgagacccccccagcacccacagcccctcCAGTACCCAGAGCCCCTCGCCCAGCACCCCTCTACCGCGTCCTGGCGCAGAGCAGCCCCCGGGTGCCCCCCGGTGAGGAGGGTGCCGGGTACGGATACTGCTTCCGGCAGCTGCGCGGGGGAGAG TgcagctcccccctccccggtctCCGCACCCAGGATATCTGCTGCCGGGGGGCCGGCGTGGCCTGGGGGGTCCACGAGTGCCAACCCTGCGACGGCCACCCCC acctgCTCCAGCGGGATGCTCCGTGTCCCCAAGGCTTCCAGCGCGTCAATGGATCCTGTGTGG atgtGGATGAGTGCCAGGAGGGGGGGTTCTGCCAGAATGGGCTCTGCACCAACACGCGGGGCAGCTTCGCCTGCCTGTGCCAGCCGGGATTCCTGCTGGATTCTTCCCGGTCCAGCTGTATCT cccaccagGTGATCTCGGAAGCGCGGGGACCCTGTTACCGTGTCCTGCGGGAAGGACGCTGCGCTCTCCCCACCCTCCGCAACATCACCCGCcagatctgctgctgcagccggGTGGGCAAAGCCTGGGGGGCCGCCTGCCACCGCTGCCCCCCCTTCGGCTCCG AGGGGTTCAAGGAGATCTGCCCGGCCGGTCCCGGTTACCATTACTCCGCTTCCGACCTTCGCTACAACACCCGTTACCtggggcaggatctggcccgCGTCCCCCTTGGACGTCCCCGCGTTGtcaccgccgccccccccgccactC CCCGCTGGCAGGAGGAACGGCACCCAGGTCCCCTGCCCGTCACCCGGATGCCACCCGTCCCCACGAGGCCACCGCGGGTCCCCGAgaggcccccccccgcccctgagGTCATTGTGGTACCACGACCCACCCAGGGGTTGGTGGGAcccttccccaccctgcccacccGGGAGGGGCCGGGCCCAG CAGCCGTCGGCAGCGTCTGCGAGAGGAACCCCCAGATCTGCGGCCCCGGGCGCTGCGTCCCCCGTCAGGGCGGCTACACCTGCCTCTGCCACCCCGGCTTCTGGCTCAGCACCCAGGGCACCCACTGCATCG ACGTGGACGAGTGTCGGCGCagcccccggccctgccccaACGGTCGCTGCGAGAATTCGGTGGGGAGTTAccgctgcctctgctcccccgGCTACCGCCCCAGCGCCGCCGGCACCGACTGCCAAG ACATCGATGAGTGCGAGAACCACCTTGCTTGCCCCGGCCAAGAGTGCATCAACACCCCGGGCTCCTTCCAGTGCCAGCCCTGCCGTGAGGGCTTCCAGCTCCACCGCGGCCGCTGTGCAG ATGTGGACGAGTGCGCAGTGGGTTCCCCCTGCGGTCCCCACGGCCGCTGCGCCAACACGGAGGGCTCCTTCCGCTGCGAGTGCCGGCGCGGTTACCGGGCGGGCGCCGGCGGTGGTCCATGCGCGG ACGTCAATGAGTGCCTGGAGGGCGACTTCTGCTTCCCCCACGGCGAGTGCCTCAACACCGAGGGCTCCTACACCTGCCTCTGTGCCCAGGGCTACACCAGCACCCCCCAGGGCACCTCCTGCGCCG ACGTGGACGAGTGCCAGCGCGGGGGCGTCTGCGAGGGCGGCCGCTGTGCCAACACCGACGGCTCCTTCGAATGTCACTGCCCGGCGGGTTTCCGCACCGACGCCGACAAGGCCCTGTGCCAGG ACGTGGACGAGTGCCAGGAGTACGGTGCCAGCCTCTGCGGTGCCCAGCGCTGCGACAACATCCCCGGTTCCTACCGCTGCGTCACCGACTGCCAGCCCGGCTACCGCGCCGGTGACGGCGGGGACTGCGTCG ACGTGGACGAGTGCCAGGAGTACGGTGCCAGCCTCTGCGGTGCCCAACGCTGTGACAACGTCCCCGGTTCCTACCGCTGCGTCACCGACTGCCAGCCCGGCTACCGGCTTGGCGATGGCGGGGACTGCATCG ACGTGGATGAATGTTCCAACGGGACCTTGTGCGGAGCCCACGCCACCTGCCACAACCTCCCCGGCTCCTTCCAGTGTGCCTGCGACCCGGGCTACGAAACCGCCCGCCATGGCCACCACTGCGTGG ATGTGGACGAATGCGAGACGTTACGGGGGGTCTGCGGGGCCGAACGCTGCGAGAACGTCGAAggctccttcctctgcctctgccccgACAGCCGGGATGAATTTGACCCTGTGACGGGGCGTTGTggcccccctccttccccccaaacccctccccagccccccggcACGGCTGCCTGTTTCAGCAAAGCTTGTGGGGTGCTGGCACCCAACGTCACCCAGCAGCaatgctgctgcagcctgggctgggctTGGGGCACCCAatgccctgcccagccctgcccgacCCCCGGCACCG acGATCACCTTGCCATCTGCCCGCACGGGCACGGCCGAGCCCCCACCGGCCCCCAAGACTCACCGGCAG ATGTGGACGAGTGCCAGCTCTTCGGGCCCCAGCTCTGCCGGGGGGGGGTTTGCCTCAATGCCTCCCCCGGCTTCAGCTGCTATTGCCCCAGCGGCTACTACTATGAGCAGGAGCACCTGCAGTGCGTgg ataACGACGAATGCggggcagaggaggcagagccctgcctggggGGTCGTTGCGTCAACACGGTGGGCTCCTACTATtgctcctgcccccccccactgGTCCTGGACGGGTCCCAGCGCCGCTGCGTCGCCAACGACACCCACCTGG ATGCTGCCCAGGCCGTGTGCTGGCAGGAGGTGGGGGTCGACCTGGTGTGCGGCAGACCCCGGCTGGACAGGCAGGTCACCTACACCGAGTGCTGCTGCCTGTACGGGCAGGCGTGGGGCATGGACTGCGCCCTCTGCCCCACCCGCCACTCAG ACGACTTCGAGTTCCTCTGCAACGTCCTGCGCCCCCCCAGCTACggccccccccgcgccccccctTCCTATGAATACGCCCCCGATTTCGCCCCCCCTTACGGGCTCCCATATGGCCCTGACATTTTCGGGGGGCCCCGCGTCCCCTCCCCGCCTCTCCGTTCCGACTACGACCTCTACGGCTTCGGGGGGACGGCGGGGGGTTATGACCCCCGGGGGGACCCTCTTTACGCCCCCCCCCGTTATGAGGGTGACGATTTTGAGGACCCCCGGCGCCCTTTCACCCATCGACCCCGGGGACCCCGCTACGAGCCCCCCGACCCCCACCCTGGCCCCCCCTGGTCCTACCAACCCCATGGGACCGGGGGGTTCATcgaggaggagggtgaggacgaagaggaggaagatg caggggaggaagagTGTGGGGTGCTGAGTGGGTGCCAGCACGGGCGCTGCGTTCGGGTGCCCGACGGCTTCACCTGTGACTGCGACCCGGGGTACCGGCTGGACCCTGCCCGGCTGGACTGTGTCG acatcGACGAGTGCTCGCAGGCAGCTCTCTGCCTGCCCGGCCGCTGCCTGAACACCCCCGGCTCCTATCGCTGTCTGTGTCCCCCCGGCCACGTCCTGGCactggccccccccccgctgcctgcccgcaCGCCCTCGCGCCTGAGGACCCCCCCCGCCACGCCGGGGGCCCTATATttattgtgtgtatatatatatattttatatatatataggatCCGGGATTTGATGGGGGGGGGAGTCCATCCTGCCCCCCACCCGGACCATGGGGGaacacccatgggtgcccccgCTGGCACCTGGTTCCgtgtcgttccccccccccccccgtgtcgGGGTGCTGTGGTAAAGcatcccgggggggggcggggagtggGTCAGTttggggacacccccccaccacTTTTACAGAATAAAGGTTTTCTATAA